Within the Oncorhynchus mykiss isolate Arlee chromosome 4, USDA_OmykA_1.1, whole genome shotgun sequence genome, the region gcaggtatagctcactggtcacccccaaagccaattccccctttggtcgcctttccttccagttctctgctgccactgactggaacgaactgcaaaaatcactgaagctggagatgattatgtatttatttatttattttctaatggaaggatttaatcatttgcaattatgtctacttatgataaggtaaaaggtttacatatgatatggtaaatatatccaatgcaaaaaacaactacatttaaatggtattaatattaatttgcatattttcattaattcacatatattcccacggaaagtttccacctctatatattccccaaaatgtgcaaccctactcGGTAGTGAGCGTTGCAACTGTGAGCTTGTGGGGCCTACCatttcgcggctgagctgttgttgctcctagatgtttccacttcacaataacattgcttacagttaaccggggcagctctagaacTGACTGacctatgacggtgccaagttgaaactcactgagctcttcagtaaggccattcaactgccaatgtttgtctatggagattgcatggcggtgtgctggattttatacacctgtcagcagcaggtgtggctgaaatagccgaatccgcATACTTTTGTATgcatctatatacacacactaaagtaagtgtgtatatatagtatattacCATTATGAGTAATTAAATAAGCTAAGTTAGTTATTTATTCAGGCAGCCATAGGCTGCAGATAGAATAGGAAGCTTATGATTGAGTAATTATGtaccctgaacaaaaatataaacgcaacatgtaaagtgctagtcccatgtttcatgagctgaaatatgagcccagaaatgttccataagcacaaaaagcttaaaggtgttgtgcacaaatgtgtttacatcactGTTAATGATCattttatcctttgtcaagataatctatccacttgacaggtgtggcatatcaagaagctgattaaacagcatgaacattgcacaggtgcaccttgtgctggggacaattaaaggccactaaaatgtgcagttgtcacaatacaatgccacagatgtctcaagttgagggatattgcaattggcatgctgactgcaggaatgtccatcagcgctgttgccagagaatttaatgttaatttatctaccataaacAATGtacaacgtcgttttagagaatttggcagtacatccaaccaaccacatgtaaccatgtcagcccaggaccttcacatgtctgtaataaaacccttttgtggcaaaaaaactcattctgactggctgggcctggctccccagtgggtcgGCCTGGCTCCAGGCTCAACCATGGCTGCgctactgcccagtcatgtgaaatccatagattagggccgaatgaatttatttcaattgactgatttccttatatgaactatttGTCATGTTGCCTCTTGCTGTCACCACAACTTTGAGGCACTTTTTGCACAGCACTTGCATTTGGTTGACATTGGTTTGCCTGTCGCTAAAATACTGCCAAATCACTGAAGATGTGCTCTTTGGCACCAAATCAACGTTCATTAGCACTAGCAGGACTCATTTTTCCGACACACTGAGGTCAagccacagagtttctaaacatCCTACTGTACGGTCTTTGGTGAAGCCCTTTCTCTTCTCATCACCATCTAACTGCGCGCCTGAAACAGGGATGCTTGTGAATCGCCTGCATGTGCACACCATGCAGAGTGAGAGAGCCCGCTTGTGATTGGTCAGCATCCTTTGTTCATGTAGAGTGAATGCGCATCTCATTGGAGGAGGTACCATAGTGTAGTTTGTTGTATTAATGAAGTTTCAAAGAAAAGTGAAAAATCGCAGCCTCTTGCGACATGGATAGTGAGTGCATGTCAATATCGCACTTACGATTTTAATTTGATTAAATCGTGCAGCCCTATCATCCAGTCACATTTATTTTCCAAGTTTCAGCACACAATGTTTTACTTACAGCAGGTTTTAAAGGTCTTCTTCCTgttgcgatactggtatcgtcacagccctaCTCAGTATCTCCTACATTGTTTCAGTATAAAGGCTCTACCTGGTGGGCTCTGCAGATGAGGTCCAGGTCGTGGCGGTTGAGGAACTTGCTGACCACGTCGGCCCCAAAGGTGAAGGAGACGCCCCGGTCGTTTTCCCCCCAGCCCTGCACGTCTTTGTCTGGATCTGACCACAGCAGGTCACACAGCAGGCCTAGCACAGAGAAGGCACGGTCAGCACAGTCAGAGCCGGTCACAAATATATCACAAAACATGTAACTCCCGACACACACGTTAACACACCTGTGTCAGGGACATCAGTGGGCCTCATGATGCGTCGGATTTGCTCCATGGACTGCAGATCAGGAGAGAGACCTGAGGAAAAGGGATGATTGTTAATGAAtaatatttaaaataataataggGATTGAATTGATAGAAAAGCCCCCATGCATACTACCTCCATGGCAGCAGAAGATCTTCTCATCGATTATAGCGGCAATGGGCAAACAGTTGAAGCAATCTGTGAAGGTCTTCCACAGCTTTATGTTGAATCTGCGTTTGCCTGAGGAACACAACATAGAACGGACATGGAATTATGCTAAGAATTAGTAAAGATCACAAAAGCAATACTATTATGGATCCACCATCCTCACGGAGAAAGATAACTGATtcagcgtgtgtgtatgtgtgtgtgacactgcTTCCGGTCTTACACTCGTCATAGAAACCGTAGATGCGGTTGATGGAGGCACATTCGTGGTTTCCTCTGAGCAGGAAGAAGTTCTCAGGGTATTTGATCTTGTAGGCCAGCAGTAGGCAGATGGTTTCCAGGGACTGCTTGCCTCGGTCCACATAATCCCCCAGGAACAGGTAGTTAGCCTCCGGGGGGAAGCCCCCGTACTCAAAGAGCCGCAGCAGGTCTGTGTACTGGCCATGGATATCacctagagagagcagaggggttgGGAGACGACCATTATTTGATGTgccctttattttaccaggcaagtcacaTTGAGATTGACATTGCCTTTCTTTTTTAAAGTGCACCCTGGACACCTggaaggagtggagaagagagtgAGCGACTAGACTTGAGCCAGATTGTGTCCTTGCTGGAAGGGAGATGGCCCCATCCGGCAGAGCCGCAGACACTCGAGGGAGACAGCATTTATATCCTCCTGCTCTACTTACTGAGCTAGGCCTTTGTCTCTCCAATGTGTTattctatcctctcctttctctctgacaTTTTGGCTTAAAGACAACTGTGTGTGGTAAGGATAGTGCCAGAACCATAAAAATgtatagaatggtatggatagtGCCAGGACACAAGTTAATTTATAGGCATCTGTGGTTTTATTTGCCTGAAGATTTCTATGAAGACAGGTATGGGTACCTGTTTATAGCTTCATAATTCTGTATTTTATTCCATGAGTTTTAATTTCCTTATTTTTAACTCTATCATTGGGAAAGagctagtaagtaagcatttcatggtgaaGTCTACACCTGCTATATtcggcacatgacaaataaaatgtaatttgatttaGGTAGGCTTCTGGACAGCTTTCTTGGCCATGTAAAATCACTCACCTTAGGCCTACGTCAGCTTTTTATATTTTTCTAACCCTGGAATGACTCATTTCTCATATGCTATTTGTGCTCTAAGAtacacagagcaagagagagagagacagctccaGAGTAAAGATAGAGCAAGCGGGAGAAGTAATTGGACTGACCACAAATTTTGAGCGGCGCCTCCAGCTCCAGTAGGATGGGCTGGCTGAGGAAGATCTCCCGGGACTTGATGCACAACCCCCGCACCTCCGCCTCCGTCATCTGGACTATCTTCCCTGGACGGCATCCTCGCACTTGACAAAAAGATAGGGCGATCAATCATCACAACCATGAGTCATGACCCTGCTCTCCATTGTAATCATGCCGACTTCGTTTCACATTCTTTTTTTATGGCCTTCAAATCAGTGCAGAATATGAAACCACCGTGTAAGTCCTAAAAGAAGAAACAAGTCGGACCAAATCCTTTTGATATCGTTGCAAAATCTCAaatttcaatgtaatttcattcaGATCATCAGATGGCATAGATTTACACTTtgaccaataataataataataacactgtTGAAACAAAAACAACTTCCAAGGCCCTAACCGATTTCTAATAGGATGACGACTACCGCATACCTAATGGACATTTAGAAAAGGCCTTCTGCTCGACTTCACAAATGACAGAGGATTGCAGGTCACAGCCATTTGACTTTCATTAACAGTAATCGATTGGCTAATGGTTTTTAGGGAGTCACCGCTAGGACGTGGATGACATTGAGttgggatttttattttatttttaagacTTGCCATTTCGGGTTCAGCAATGTGCTGGCAACATGAAAGGAGTGAGACAGCAAGTGATTGTCACTGCTGCTGTGTGCAGTGTTCCAAGTGGGGATAAAGTGTCTTGACAGCGTGTTATGTATAATTTGATGGTAAAATGCTTTTTATTCATTCATAATATGTATTATTTTGGCTAATAAATACAGATGAGGCTGACTGTATTTTTTGTAAGTTTCAAGTTAAAGTCACGTGcacaaatacagtgaaatgcctgtAAACCCAAAAATGCAGTAATCAATGTAGTACTACAAAATAACAACAGTAGGACAaaaacacaataaataaaaataacacaaGAAAGTaaaaagctatatacagggtcagttccaatagcATATTTAGACTGAACAAAATTGTTAAAATGCAACAATTGCAACggtttcactgagttacagttcatataaggaaataggcccacccacttgggagccaggacAACCCATCTCTAAAACGAAgttgaggcagcttatggtagagaaatgagcattcaattatctggcaacagctctggtggacattcctgcagtcagcatgccaattggacACTCTCTcataacttgagacatctgtggcattgtgtttggcattgtgttgtgtgacaaaactgcacattttagagtggtcttttatcgtttacagcacaaggtgcacctgtgcaatgatcatgctgtttaattagcttcttgatatgccacacctgtcaggtggatggattatcttggcaaaggtgaaatgctcattaacagggatgtaaacaaatttgtgcacaaaatgtgagagaaatcAACTTCtctaatgaaacatgggaccaacactacatgttgccttcacatttctgttcagtgtaaaaTGTGCTGGGCTATTGGAGTGATAGATATACTTTTGTCCGTGTAGTAtatggacaccctttcaaattagtggattcagctattttagccacactcGTTGTTGACAGGTATAAAAtccagcacacagccatgcaatttccatagacaaacattggcagtagaatggccagtactgaagagctcagtgactttcaatgtggctctgtcataggatgccacctttctaacaagtcagttcagcactggtcaactgtaagtgctgttaatgtGAATTGTAAACATCTTGAAGCAACAACGGATCAGCCACTaactggtaggccacacaagctcacagaacgggactgccgagagCTGAAGCACAGTGCGTAAAAATAgtttgtccttggttgcaacactcactattgtGTTccaagcaacatcagcacaacaactgttagtcgggagtttcataaaatgggtttccatggccgagcagccgcacacaagcctaagataacaatgcaaaacgtcagctggagtggtgtaacgcTTGACACCATTGGAAtctggaaacacattctctgtagtgattaatcacacttcaccatcttgTAGTCCATTGGCCAaatctgggtttagcggatgCCAACTAGAGGTTGACCAATGCCAACTAGAGGTTGAACGATGCCAACTAGATGCCAACCAGAGGATGACTGATTAATCGGCATTTCAAGTTCATAAcaaatcggtaatcagcatttttggacgccgattacattgcaatccacaagGGGGTTTCAGCTGGCAAACCAAGCGGTCTGCTCGCAAAATCCCCTCTCCCATCAAGGTGTAAAAACTCACGTTAGCGAGTTAGTCGGTAGCTAGCCActaaaatgtatacaaaaaaacAGCAACATCCATAACTTGAGCTAAATGGTCAACATCTATTTAACTAGTTGGCTAacttagttggctagctagtttgGTAAGCTAGTTAACGTTGTCAATGGCTTGCATGACAGCGCAACACAAATCAAACATATCATTttgaaaataaatgtgttttctcTTCGACATGTCTAGTCAGCTAGCTAGGGTGGCTAGCTAGTTGCTGTTAAAATTGTAGCTAGCTCAAACTAGATAGGGTACCTAGCTAATGCTAGCCACAGACACTGTACTTTATTGAACCACCTTCCTCTGAcgcgctaacgttagctagctatctcgCAAACTCAACTGGCCAATGCCAAATATGAGGTTACATTCGTGTTTTGACACCTGAAAATAACATGACATCATGTTACGTGTAAGTACTGTCTCCACCATATAACCGCAGGATTAATTGCAAAATAACATGATATACATACCTTCAAGCAATCGGGAGATGATGCTGTCAACGTTGAGCTCGCTTTCCGCCATTTTCTtcaaaaaactgaaaactacTACGCAGAGAGAACTATCTCCTACTCACCACCCGGGGTCGTGGTTTACTACTGTACAGTAcaaactatttatttattttattttttatttaacctatatttaaccagctggccagttgagaacaagttctcttttacaactgcgacctggccaagataaagcaaagcaatgcgacacaaacaacacagagttacatttgggataaacaaacgtacagtcaatagcacaatagaaaagtctatatacagtggtgcaaaaaagtattatacttattttccaccataatttgcaaataaattcattaaaaatcctacaatgtgattttctggattttttttctcactttgactgtcatagttgaagtgtacctatgatgaaaattgcaggcctctctcatctttttaagtgggagaacttgcacaattggtggctgactaaatactttttttgccccactgtatatggggctttggtgagaaaatggatggcactgtgatagactacatccaatttgctgaggagagtgttggaggctattttgtaaatgacatcgccgaagtcaagaatcggcaggatagtcagttttacaagggtatgtttggcagcatgagggaaggatgatttgttgcgaaataggaagccgattctagatttaatattggattggagatgcttaatgtgagtctggaaggagagttcacagtctaatcagacacctaggtatttgttgttgtccacatattctaagtcagaaccgtccagagtagtgatgataaacgggcagcgatcggttgaacagcatgcatttaagagcagttggaggccacggaaagcgAGTTGTATGGatttgaagctcgtctggaggttagttaacacagtgtccaaagaagggccagaagaatacagaacggtgtcgtctgcgtagaggtggatcagagaatcaccagcagtaagagcgacatcattgatgtatacagagaaaagagttggcccaagaattgaaccctgtggcacccccgtagagactgccagaggtccggacaaaaggccctccaatttgacacactgaactatatctgagaagtagttggtgaaccaggcaaagcagtcatttgagaaaccaaggctgttaagTCTGCCAataaagaatgtggtgattgacagtcaaaagccttggccaggtcgatgaatacggctgcacagtattgtattttatcgatggcggctatgatatcgtttaggatctgAGCGtgttgaggtgcacccatgaccagctcggaaaccagattgcatagcggagaaggtatggtgggattcgaaatggtcggtaatctgtttgttaacttggctttcgaagactttagaatggcagggtaggatagatatagggttgtaacagtttgggtctagagtgtcaccccctttgaagagggggatgaccgcggcagctttccaatctttagggatctcaaacgatatgaaagagaggttgaacaggctggtaataggggttgcaacaatttcggcggataattttagatggagaaggtccagattgtctagcccagctgatttgtaggggtccaggttttgcagctctttcagaacatcagctatctggatttgggtgaaggagaaatgggggaggcttgggcaagttgctgtggggggtgcagagctgctgactggggtaggggtagccaggtggaaagcatagccagccgtagaaaaatgcttattgaaattctcaattatcacagatttatcagtggtgacagtgtttcctagcctcagtgcagtgggcagctgggaagaggtgctcttattctccatggactttacagtgtcccagaactttttggagtttgtactacaggatgcaaatttctgtttgaaaaagctagcctttgctttcctaactgcctgtgtatattggttcctaacttccctgaaaagttccaTATCGCAGGggttattcgatgctaatgcagtacacggCTACACCGTTTATTTAGGTTCAGTCAGGGGTTCTGTCTTTTGGCAAAGATTTGTAACCACAAACCAGCTAACTAGATTTTGTATTTGTATGTGATCGAACAAAGCCTTTGACTTGTTTCTTTACCTTATATGGAAGCTGACCTGCTTGATGACACAGTAAATTCAAAGTTAACAACATAATTCGGTGATATAACCAGTCCATTACTTTTATTGTGACCCTCATATCACTACCACAGATACTGATAACTTTCCCTTTTGTATGTGGCTCTGTCAAATATTAAAATGGTGAGACCACTGAGGTATAATAAGAACGGGTGAGACTACTTGTGTCCCCTCAATGAAATAACCACCCTAGCCCCCTCCATGACAATGGTTTGTTCCTATTTCTATTGCAATACGCTTGGTTTACATTGACCTCATCCTGGTAATTCGTAGGGGTTCACCTGATGCAATTGAAATATCCGATGACATATTTACTGAAAATGTATTGGTTGTGGTTAATACTAAGCTATTGTCCATGTCACGTAAATTATTTTTATACTGTATTTTCACACTCAGACTTATGGAATAGAATCTCTACAAGAAAGTATTTATTTATCGGTTGGTGAATGGAATGTTCATCAACAATGTTTATTGTTTAAATACAAAGGAATATGGTACATTCTTAGGAAATGCAAGGTGTACAAATCATACCTTATTCATAGGAAGAAAATATGCCATAACCAGTGTGTATTTACAAAACAATTAGCACATCTATTACATACTTTatataaaatatgtttgtttGATGCAGTGCTAtacactcgtgtgtgtgtgtgtgtgtatgcatgtgtgtgtgcgcttgtgcgtGTGTATTCAAGCCTTTGTGACCATCTCCAAACTCCCTCTCAGAATATCATTAGAAACCAGTCCCTTTCATCTCAAACAATCCCTCTACCATTTTCCTCTTATTCTGCCGTTCTCTGCAGGACATAAATAGCCAGGTGACTCCCCAGCCGATCAGTAAGCCGGTGATACCAAGCACCACGGGCACCCACACAGGCATGAAGGAGTCACACTGTGCCACAGGGTTTGGGGTGGTGGTGCCAGGGTTTGGGACAGGTGAGGTGGGGGTTACAGGTGGGCTTGGGAGGCTATTGACCTTAGTGAAGATGAAGGGTTGATCCTAAAGAAGAGAGAAAATGTCAGATTAAGGGAAACTAACATGAGAATAGATCTTGTTCTGCTACATTGTAAGAAGTAGCTTTCAGTAGGTGATATAACTGCTGCTCAACCAACACACTCAACAACCCACATGCACTGTCGAGACTGACTTACTGATTGCCATTTCAGCAAACACCTGAccaaaattgtccataataaaggTTGTGTTCATGTTAACATACCTCAAAAGGACAGTTGATTTTGGTGCGGTCGTATGTGAAGTTGTTGTAGACCTGCTTCCTGCCCACCGGCTCCAACTGTAAAAACAAAACATTACAGCTGTCAGGCCACAAACCTACATAAACATGAAATACTATGGCCATAGCTCATGTGTTGTAACCTACATAAACATGATATACTATGGCCA harbors:
- the LOC110522515 gene encoding serine/threonine-protein phosphatase PP1-beta catalytic subunit, which encodes MAESELNVDSIISRLLEVRGCRPGKIVQMTEAEVRGLCIKSREIFLSQPILLELEAPLKICGDIHGQYTDLLRLFEYGGFPPEANYLFLGDYVDRGKQSLETICLLLAYKIKYPENFFLLRGNHECASINRIYGFYDECKRRFNIKLWKTFTDCFNCLPIAAIIDEKIFCCHGGLSPDLQSMEQIRRIMRPTDVPDTGLLCDLLWSDPDKDVQGWGENDRGVSFTFGADVVSKFLNRHDLDLICRAHQVVEDGYEFFAKRQLVTLFSAPNYCGEFDNAGGMMSVDESLMCSFQILKPSEKKAKYQYGGVNTGRPVTPPRTAQAPKKR